The Syngnathus scovelli strain Florida chromosome 18, RoL_Ssco_1.2, whole genome shotgun sequence genome contains a region encoding:
- the cd226 gene encoding CD226 antigen isoform X1, protein MPHCAHRFFLPCKINLCVCAACLCHPERAGGCSSGAVAFRFINAAFILFSRAKMEVVQKERWYFMALVLFPFLQGACADTAPPEIETVTIHLQEGMILDCLCPWDGNLTMVSWTKDPDTNSIAVFHPDYGVATTYHYRERIEFLRSTPMDGSITMKNVTHQDIGLYHCSVQTFPQGPWIRNIQVEDLDGPPVEDNEDNGEVMEAGAHMTAETSGNLSVECNQQRNGTIVHQAMVEHMAFGQPWVIIGICKRVEGGVLSEDYSERGQVTCQQNLDVSLQLTAVAQEDGGLYRCSFSTDTGLQTNTVMVTVLPSGRRADEKKAEISCTRPTHILQTVKPVSFGGGGGRGSFADKSIKMWTTWNDRVIFPHPSSTLSLLKCTMAHSVTTKKDERDYCYMREHSSLLPLS, encoded by the exons ATGCCTCATTGTGCCCACCGCTTCTTTCTACCCTGCAAGataaatttgtgtgtgtgcgcggcgtGTCTCTGCCACCCCGAGCGAGCAGGAGGTTGCAGCTCGGGTGCCGTTGCCTTTCGTTTCATCAATGCAGCTTTCATTCTCTTCAGCCGGGCCAAGATGGAAGTCGTACAAAAGGAACGCTGGTACTTCATGGCACTTGTCTTATTCCCTTTTCTTCAAG GCGCGTGTGCAGATACCGCCCCCCCGGAGATCGAGACGGTCACGATCCATTTGCAGGAGGGGATGATTCTCGACTGCTTGTGCCCCTGGGACGGGAACCTCACCATGGTGTCATGGACCAAAGACCCGGACACCAATTCCATCGCCGTTTTCCACCCGGACTACGGAGTAGCCACGACTTACCATTACCGTGAGCGGATTGAGTTCTTGAGGAGCACGCCTATGGACGGAAGTATCACCATGAAGAACGTCACCCACCAGGACATTGGGCTTTATCACTGTTCTGTCCAGACATTCCCTCAAGGCCCCTGGATCAGAAACATCCAGGTGGAGGATTTAG ATGGGCCTCCGGTAGAGGATAATGAAGACAACGGCGAGGTCATGGAGGCAGGCGCGCACATGACTGCAGAAACCAGCGGCAACCTGTCGGTGGAGTGCAACCAGCAGCGCAACGGCACCATTGTCCACCAGGCCATGGTGGAGCACATGGCGTTCGGGCAACCCTGGGTCATCATCGGCATATGCAAGCGGGTGGAGGGCGGCGTGCTGAGCGAAGACTACAGCGAGCGCGGTCAGGTCACCTGCCAGCAGAATCTGGATGTCAGTCTGCAACTGACCGCCGTCGCCCAGGAAGATGGCGGATTGTACCGCTGCAGCTTCAGCACCGACACCGGCTTGCAGACCAACACTGTCATGGTTACGGTGTTGCCGTCAG GAAGAAGAGCAGACGAGAAGAAAGCAGAGATAAGCTGCACCCGGCCGACCCACAT ACTCCAGACAGTCAAACCAGTCAG TTTTGGCGGCGGTGGTGGGCGAGGGAGCTTTGCGGACAAGTCTATTAAGATGTGGACCACGTGGAATGACAGAGTCATCTTTCCCCACCCATCATCAACTCTGTCATTATTAAAATGCACCATGGCACATTCAGTGACTACAAAAAAAGACGAGCGAGACTACTGCTATATGAGAGAACATTCAAGTTTATTACctctgtcataa
- the cd226 gene encoding CD226 antigen isoform X2 — protein sequence MPHCAHRFFLPCKINLCVCAACLCHPERAGGCSSGAVAFRFINAAFILFSRAKMEVVQKERWYFMALVLFPFLQGACADTAPPEIETVTIHLQEGMILDCLCPWDGNLTMVSWTKDPDTNSIAVFHPDYGVATTYHYRERIEFLRSTPMDGSITMKNVTHQDIGLYHCSVQTFPQGPWIRNIQVEDLDGPPVEDNEDNGEVMEAGAHMTAETSGNLSVECNQQRNGTIVHQAMVEHMAFGQPWVIIGICKRVEGGVLSEDYSERGQVTCQQNLDVSLQLTAVAQEDGGLYRCSFSTDTGLQTNTVMVTVLPSGRRADEKKAEISCTRPTHIFGGGGGRGSFADKSIKMWTTWNDRVIFPHPSSTLSLLKCTMAHSVTTKKDERDYCYMREHSSLLPLS from the exons ATGCCTCATTGTGCCCACCGCTTCTTTCTACCCTGCAAGataaatttgtgtgtgtgcgcggcgtGTCTCTGCCACCCCGAGCGAGCAGGAGGTTGCAGCTCGGGTGCCGTTGCCTTTCGTTTCATCAATGCAGCTTTCATTCTCTTCAGCCGGGCCAAGATGGAAGTCGTACAAAAGGAACGCTGGTACTTCATGGCACTTGTCTTATTCCCTTTTCTTCAAG GCGCGTGTGCAGATACCGCCCCCCCGGAGATCGAGACGGTCACGATCCATTTGCAGGAGGGGATGATTCTCGACTGCTTGTGCCCCTGGGACGGGAACCTCACCATGGTGTCATGGACCAAAGACCCGGACACCAATTCCATCGCCGTTTTCCACCCGGACTACGGAGTAGCCACGACTTACCATTACCGTGAGCGGATTGAGTTCTTGAGGAGCACGCCTATGGACGGAAGTATCACCATGAAGAACGTCACCCACCAGGACATTGGGCTTTATCACTGTTCTGTCCAGACATTCCCTCAAGGCCCCTGGATCAGAAACATCCAGGTGGAGGATTTAG ATGGGCCTCCGGTAGAGGATAATGAAGACAACGGCGAGGTCATGGAGGCAGGCGCGCACATGACTGCAGAAACCAGCGGCAACCTGTCGGTGGAGTGCAACCAGCAGCGCAACGGCACCATTGTCCACCAGGCCATGGTGGAGCACATGGCGTTCGGGCAACCCTGGGTCATCATCGGCATATGCAAGCGGGTGGAGGGCGGCGTGCTGAGCGAAGACTACAGCGAGCGCGGTCAGGTCACCTGCCAGCAGAATCTGGATGTCAGTCTGCAACTGACCGCCGTCGCCCAGGAAGATGGCGGATTGTACCGCTGCAGCTTCAGCACCGACACCGGCTTGCAGACCAACACTGTCATGGTTACGGTGTTGCCGTCAG GAAGAAGAGCAGACGAGAAGAAAGCAGAGATAAGCTGCACCCGGCCGACCCACAT TTTTGGCGGCGGTGGTGGGCGAGGGAGCTTTGCGGACAAGTCTATTAAGATGTGGACCACGTGGAATGACAGAGTCATCTTTCCCCACCCATCATCAACTCTGTCATTATTAAAATGCACCATGGCACATTCAGTGACTACAAAAAAAGACGAGCGAGACTACTGCTATATGAGAGAACATTCAAGTTTATTACctctgtcataa
- the cd226 gene encoding CD226 antigen isoform X4 yields MPHCAHRFFLPCKINLCVCAACLCHPERAGGCSSGAVAFRFINAAFILFSRAKMEVVQKERWYFMALVLFPFLQGACADTAPPEIETVTIHLQEGMILDCLCPWDGNLTMVSWTKDPDTNSIAVFHPDYGVATTYHYRERIEFLRSTPMDGSITMKNVTHQDIGLYHCSVQTFPQGPWIRNIQVEDLDGPPVEDNEDNGEVMEAGAHMTAETSGNLSVECNQQRNGTIVHQAMVEHMAFGQPWVIIGICKRVEGGVLSEDYSERGQVTCQQNLDVSLQLTAVAQEDGGLYRCSFSTDTGLQTNTVMVTVLPSDFFTLSVFMMYLYLAIATAGLILLTVLLIVLLRRRKKSRREESRDKLHPADPHFWRRWWARELCGQVY; encoded by the exons ATGCCTCATTGTGCCCACCGCTTCTTTCTACCCTGCAAGataaatttgtgtgtgtgcgcggcgtGTCTCTGCCACCCCGAGCGAGCAGGAGGTTGCAGCTCGGGTGCCGTTGCCTTTCGTTTCATCAATGCAGCTTTCATTCTCTTCAGCCGGGCCAAGATGGAAGTCGTACAAAAGGAACGCTGGTACTTCATGGCACTTGTCTTATTCCCTTTTCTTCAAG GCGCGTGTGCAGATACCGCCCCCCCGGAGATCGAGACGGTCACGATCCATTTGCAGGAGGGGATGATTCTCGACTGCTTGTGCCCCTGGGACGGGAACCTCACCATGGTGTCATGGACCAAAGACCCGGACACCAATTCCATCGCCGTTTTCCACCCGGACTACGGAGTAGCCACGACTTACCATTACCGTGAGCGGATTGAGTTCTTGAGGAGCACGCCTATGGACGGAAGTATCACCATGAAGAACGTCACCCACCAGGACATTGGGCTTTATCACTGTTCTGTCCAGACATTCCCTCAAGGCCCCTGGATCAGAAACATCCAGGTGGAGGATTTAG ATGGGCCTCCGGTAGAGGATAATGAAGACAACGGCGAGGTCATGGAGGCAGGCGCGCACATGACTGCAGAAACCAGCGGCAACCTGTCGGTGGAGTGCAACCAGCAGCGCAACGGCACCATTGTCCACCAGGCCATGGTGGAGCACATGGCGTTCGGGCAACCCTGGGTCATCATCGGCATATGCAAGCGGGTGGAGGGCGGCGTGCTGAGCGAAGACTACAGCGAGCGCGGTCAGGTCACCTGCCAGCAGAATCTGGATGTCAGTCTGCAACTGACCGCCGTCGCCCAGGAAGATGGCGGATTGTACCGCTGCAGCTTCAGCACCGACACCGGCTTGCAGACCAACACTGTCATGGTTACGGTGTTGCCGTCAG ATTTCTTCACCCTGTCCGTTTTCATGATGTATCTGTACTTGGCCATTGCAACCGCCGGATTGATTTTACTGACCGTCCTCCTCATCGTCTTGTTGAGGCGCAG GAAGAAGAGCAGACGAGAAGAAAGCAGAGATAAGCTGCACCCGGCCGACCCACAT TTTTGGCGGCGGTGGTGGGCGAGGGAGCTTTGCGGACAAGTCTATTAA
- the cd226 gene encoding CD226 antigen isoform X3, whose amino-acid sequence MPHCAHRFFLPCKINLCVCAACLCHPERAGGCSSGAVAFRFINAAFILFSRAKMEVVQKERWYFMALVLFPFLQGACADTAPPEIETVTIHLQEGMILDCLCPWDGNLTMVSWTKDPDTNSIAVFHPDYGVATTYHYRERIEFLRSTPMDGSITMKNVTHQDIGLYHCSVQTFPQGPWIRNIQVEDLDGPPVEDNEDNGEVMEAGAHMTAETSGNLSVECNQQRNGTIVHQAMVEHMAFGQPWVIIGICKRVEGGVLSEDYSERGQVTCQQNLDVSLQLTAVAQEDGGLYRCSFSTDTGLQTNTVMVTVLPSDFFTLSVFMMYLYLAIATAGLILLTVLLIVLLRRRKKSRREESRDKLHPADPHTPDSQTSQFWRRWWARELCGQVY is encoded by the exons ATGCCTCATTGTGCCCACCGCTTCTTTCTACCCTGCAAGataaatttgtgtgtgtgcgcggcgtGTCTCTGCCACCCCGAGCGAGCAGGAGGTTGCAGCTCGGGTGCCGTTGCCTTTCGTTTCATCAATGCAGCTTTCATTCTCTTCAGCCGGGCCAAGATGGAAGTCGTACAAAAGGAACGCTGGTACTTCATGGCACTTGTCTTATTCCCTTTTCTTCAAG GCGCGTGTGCAGATACCGCCCCCCCGGAGATCGAGACGGTCACGATCCATTTGCAGGAGGGGATGATTCTCGACTGCTTGTGCCCCTGGGACGGGAACCTCACCATGGTGTCATGGACCAAAGACCCGGACACCAATTCCATCGCCGTTTTCCACCCGGACTACGGAGTAGCCACGACTTACCATTACCGTGAGCGGATTGAGTTCTTGAGGAGCACGCCTATGGACGGAAGTATCACCATGAAGAACGTCACCCACCAGGACATTGGGCTTTATCACTGTTCTGTCCAGACATTCCCTCAAGGCCCCTGGATCAGAAACATCCAGGTGGAGGATTTAG ATGGGCCTCCGGTAGAGGATAATGAAGACAACGGCGAGGTCATGGAGGCAGGCGCGCACATGACTGCAGAAACCAGCGGCAACCTGTCGGTGGAGTGCAACCAGCAGCGCAACGGCACCATTGTCCACCAGGCCATGGTGGAGCACATGGCGTTCGGGCAACCCTGGGTCATCATCGGCATATGCAAGCGGGTGGAGGGCGGCGTGCTGAGCGAAGACTACAGCGAGCGCGGTCAGGTCACCTGCCAGCAGAATCTGGATGTCAGTCTGCAACTGACCGCCGTCGCCCAGGAAGATGGCGGATTGTACCGCTGCAGCTTCAGCACCGACACCGGCTTGCAGACCAACACTGTCATGGTTACGGTGTTGCCGTCAG ATTTCTTCACCCTGTCCGTTTTCATGATGTATCTGTACTTGGCCATTGCAACCGCCGGATTGATTTTACTGACCGTCCTCCTCATCGTCTTGTTGAGGCGCAG GAAGAAGAGCAGACGAGAAGAAAGCAGAGATAAGCTGCACCCGGCCGACCCACAT ACTCCAGACAGTCAAACCAGTCAG TTTTGGCGGCGGTGGTGGGCGAGGGAGCTTTGCGGACAAGTCTATTAA